One genomic window of Gossypium hirsutum isolate 1008001.06 chromosome D11, Gossypium_hirsutum_v2.1, whole genome shotgun sequence includes the following:
- the LOC121223065 gene encoding 1-aminocyclopropane-1-carboxylate synthase 3 has protein sequence MGLLSRKVTCNSHGQDSSYFLGWQEYEKNPYDEVKNPKGIIQMGLAENQLCFDLLESWLAKNPDAVSFKREEQSIFKELALFQDYHGLPAFKKALVDFMAEIRGNQVSFDTDHLVLTAGATSANETLMFCLAEKGDAILLPTPYYPGFDRDLKWRTGAEIVPIQCSSSNGFQITESALEAAYQEAQRKNLRVKGVLVTNPSNPLGTTMSRNELDLLVNFVTDKEIHLISDEIYSGTVFSSPAFVSIMEVLKDRKLENTQVWERVHVVYSLSKDLGLPGFRVGAIYSNDPIVVAAATKMSSFGLVSSQTQYLLSAMLSDKKFTKEYISKNHKRLQKRQNKLVSGLEKAGISCLESNAGLFCWVDMRHLLSSNTFEAEMELWKRIVYDVKLNISPGSSCHCTEPGWFRVCFANMSEDTLKLAMQRLKSFVSSITIDNQTHQDLKNMRKKNRTKWVFRLSFQSFHDREQGER, from the exons ATGGGGCTGTTGTCAAGAAAAGTCACGTGCAATTCTCATGGACAGGATTCTTCTTACTTCCTAGGATGGCAGGAATATGAAAAAAACCCTTACGACGAAGTAAAGAATCCTAAAGGAATTATTCAGATGGGCCTTGCAGAGAATCAG CTCTGCTTTGATCTTCTTGAGTCGTGGTTGGCCAAAAACCCCGACGCGGTTAGTTTCAAGAGAGAGGAGCAATCCATATTCAAAGAGCTTGCTCTTTTCCAAGATTATCATGGCCTACCCGCATTCAAAAAG GCATTGGTTGATTTCATGGCTGAAATCAGAGGAAACCAAGTAAGTTTCGACACGGATCACTTAGTCCTCACCGCCGGTGCAACTTCAGCTAATGAAACGCTCATGTTTTGCCTCGCTGAAAAAGGCGACGCTATTCTGCTTCCCACGCCATATTACCCAGG ATTTGATAGAGATCTCAAGTGGCGAACTGGGGCTGAGATTGTACCAATCCAGTGCAGCAGCTCAAATGGCTTCCAAATCACTGAATCGGCCCTTGAAGCTGCTTATCAAGAAGCGCAAAGAAAGAACTTGAGGGTGAAAGGGGTGTTGGTCACCAACCCATCTAACCCCTTGGGCACAACCATGTCCAGAAACGAATTGGACCTACTTGTTAACTTCGTTACAGACAAAGAAATTCATTTAATTAGCGACGAGATTTACTCGGGAACTGTTTTTAGCTCCCCAGCCTTCGTATCTATCATGGAAGTTTTAAAAGATAGAAAACTTGAGAATACTCAAGTCTGGGAAAGAGTTCATGTTGTTTATAGCCTTTCAAAGGATCTAGGCCTCCCTGGTTTTCGAGTTGGTGCAATTTACTCCAACGATCCCATTGTTGTGGCCGCCGCCACAAAAATGTCCAGCTTCGGCCTAGTTTCTTCCCAAACCCAATACCTTCTCTCCGCCATGTTGTCCGACAAGAAATTCACCAAAGAATACATTTCCAAAAACCACAAGCGGCTTCAAAAGCGACAAAACAAGCTGGTTTCCGGCCTGGAAAAAGCCGGCATCAGTTGCTTAGAGAGCAACGCCGGGTTGTTCTGTTGGGTTGACATGAGACACCTATTGAGCTCCAACACCTTCGAAGCCGAAATGGAACTTTGGAAACGAATAGTTTACGACGTTAAGCTAAACATCTCGCCTGGCTCTTCCTGCCATTGCACTGAACCAGGCTGGTTCCGTGTCTGCTTCGCTAACATGTCCGAAGACACTCTGAAACTCGCCATGCAACGCTTGAAGTCCTTCGTTAGTTCCATCACCATTGACAACCAGACCCACCAGGACTTgaaaaacatgagaaaaaagaACCGCACCAAATGGGTTTTCCGACTATCGTTCCAATCATTCCATGACAGGGAGCAAGGTGAACGGTAA